A genomic window from Triticum urartu cultivar G1812 chromosome 7, Tu2.1, whole genome shotgun sequence includes:
- the LOC125525829 gene encoding uncharacterized protein LOC125525829 isoform X1, whose protein sequence is MPEAATQEGEASGSGSTRALRRSLRFTAAARATATTWSMALVRAQQSPGSQSPQEPSVRSNTRKRKKGPAANQKSKKRKRTGEEEEEEEEEEEEEEEEVSSAHSSPIREPHIPDEMYRLDDLDTSKVIQKALGDHLEKIARHMGLPTLNVHMCRASMCVLDDPNLVPDRESARKTVLNAAHSVLGLSSSIGGKPLARCCGFWVDWDEKTKIGIALTTSSLICTKSASMDSWLGQEEYDTHAEVLVHMQGGVTEKATLQYHQKHYDLAFFSVRMDRPVHILSFNDGVKHSDQVFELGRDEESFLRISHGVVKILNPNLLERYHYMHVHSADPLPDYGIGGPLIDFGGKIVGMVNGNTSGSFIPSSILVKCLHLWRKFGRIPRPQLGMKFWSIKFVDIALAENILCKCNIDDGLIVKEVSYGSPAEKLGILVGDVINCFNGERISTTVEYCCCCQLENMLLSKCEDENNSLNSEVNVKLDVFHIRKSRWSDRTLTVKVSDDGEVVATGVTYPFGEGTP, encoded by the exons ATGCCGGAAGCCGCCACTCAAGAGGGAGAGGCGTCGGGGTCCGGATCAACCCGCGCGCTCCGCCGCAGCCTGAGGTTCACCGCTGCAGCAAGGGCCACGGCGACGACCTGGTCGATGGCCCTGGTGCGTGCGCAGCAGTCCCCGGGGTCCCAATCCCCACAGGAACCATCCGTGCGTTCCAATACAAGGAAGAGAAAGAAGGGGCCGGCTGCCAACCAGAAATCGAAGAAACGGAAGAGGAccggggaggaggaggaggaggaggaggaggaggaggaggaggaggaggaggaggtctcATCTGCACACAGCTCTCCAATTCGCGAGCCACATATACCGGATGAGATGTATCGACTTGATGATCTGGATACGTCCAAAGTCATTCAGAAGGCACTAGGAGATCATTTGGAGAAAATAG CTCGCCATATGGGATTGCCTACTCTGAATGTGCACATGTGCAGAGCTTCCATGTGCGTTCTTGATGACCCAAATCTGGTTCCTGATCGCGAATCTGCAAGAAAAACGGTGCTTAATGCTGCTCACTCTGTTCTAGGGCTCTCGTCCTCTATTG GTGGTAAGCCACTAGCACGATGCTGTGGTTTCTGGGTTGATTGGGACGAGAAGACCAAAATTGGCATTGCTTTGACAACTTCAAGTCTCATTTGTACTAAGTCTGCATCTATGGACAGTTGGTTAGGGCAAGAAGAGTATGATACTCATGCGGAG GTTCTTGTTCACATGCAGGGTGGCGTCACTGAAAAGGCCACCCTGCAGTACCATCAGAAGCACTATGATTTGGCCTTCTTCAGTGTTAGAATGGATCGGCCCGTTCATATACTTTCTTTCAATGATGGTGTGAAGCATTCTGACCAAGTTTTTGAGCTTGGAAGAGATGAAGAGTCGTTTCTAAGGATAAGCCATGGTGTGGTGAAAATCTTGAATCCAAACCTGCTTGAACGGTATCACTATATGCATGTTCACAGTGCAGATCCACTCCCCGAT TATGGCATAGGAGGGCCACTCATTGACTTTGGTGGAAAAATCGTGGGAATGGTCAATGGCAATACAAGCGGGTCTTTTATACCGTCTTCCATTTTAGTCAAGTGCTTGCATTTGTGGAGAAAATTTGG GCGCATCCCTCGGCCCCAGCTTGGTATGAAGTTTTGGTCAATCAAGTTTGTAGACATTGCTCTTGCTGAGAATATATTGTGCAAGTGTAATATTGATGATGGCCTTATTGTAAAAGAG GTGTCATATGGATCTCCTGCTGAGAAACTTGGAATACTGGTCGGTGACGTCATTAATTGTTTCAATGGAGAACGCATCTCTACAACAGTCGAG TATTGCTGCTGTTGTCAGTTGGAGAATATGTTGCTAAGCAAATGCGAGGATGAAAATAATAGCCTTAATTCTGAAGTCAATGTCAAA CTTGATGTGTTTCACATACGCAAGTCTCGCTGGAGTGACAGAACATTAACTGTAAAAGTGTCTGATGATGGTGAAGTTGTTGCAACAGGAG TTACTTATCCTTTCGGAGAAGGGACACCATGA
- the LOC125525829 gene encoding uncharacterized protein LOC125525829 isoform X3 yields MPEAATQEGEASGSGSTRALRRSLRFTAAARATATTWSMALVRAQQSPGSQSPQEPSVRSNTRKRKKGPAANQKSKKRKRTGEEEEEEEEEEEEEEEEVSSAHSSPIREPHIPDEMYRLDDLDTSKVIQKALGDHLEKIARHMGLPTLNVHMCRASMCVLDDPNLVPDRESARKTVLNAAHSVLGLSSSIGGKPLARCCGFWVDWDEKTKIGIALTTSSLICTKSASMDSWLGQEEYDTHAEYGIGGPLIDFGGKIVGMVNGNTSGSFIPSSILVKCLHLWRKFGRIPRPQLGMKFWSIKFVDIALAENILCKCNIDDGLIVKEVSYGSPAEKLGILVGDVINCFNGERISTTVEYCCCCQLENMLLSKCEDENNSLNSEVNVKLDVFHIRKSRWSDRTLTVKVSDDGEVVATGVTYPFGEGTP; encoded by the exons ATGCCGGAAGCCGCCACTCAAGAGGGAGAGGCGTCGGGGTCCGGATCAACCCGCGCGCTCCGCCGCAGCCTGAGGTTCACCGCTGCAGCAAGGGCCACGGCGACGACCTGGTCGATGGCCCTGGTGCGTGCGCAGCAGTCCCCGGGGTCCCAATCCCCACAGGAACCATCCGTGCGTTCCAATACAAGGAAGAGAAAGAAGGGGCCGGCTGCCAACCAGAAATCGAAGAAACGGAAGAGGAccggggaggaggaggaggaggaggaggaggaggaggaggaggaggaggaggaggtctcATCTGCACACAGCTCTCCAATTCGCGAGCCACATATACCGGATGAGATGTATCGACTTGATGATCTGGATACGTCCAAAGTCATTCAGAAGGCACTAGGAGATCATTTGGAGAAAATAG CTCGCCATATGGGATTGCCTACTCTGAATGTGCACATGTGCAGAGCTTCCATGTGCGTTCTTGATGACCCAAATCTGGTTCCTGATCGCGAATCTGCAAGAAAAACGGTGCTTAATGCTGCTCACTCTGTTCTAGGGCTCTCGTCCTCTATTG GTGGTAAGCCACTAGCACGATGCTGTGGTTTCTGGGTTGATTGGGACGAGAAGACCAAAATTGGCATTGCTTTGACAACTTCAAGTCTCATTTGTACTAAGTCTGCATCTATGGACAGTTGGTTAGGGCAAGAAGAGTATGATACTCATGCGGAG TATGGCATAGGAGGGCCACTCATTGACTTTGGTGGAAAAATCGTGGGAATGGTCAATGGCAATACAAGCGGGTCTTTTATACCGTCTTCCATTTTAGTCAAGTGCTTGCATTTGTGGAGAAAATTTGG GCGCATCCCTCGGCCCCAGCTTGGTATGAAGTTTTGGTCAATCAAGTTTGTAGACATTGCTCTTGCTGAGAATATATTGTGCAAGTGTAATATTGATGATGGCCTTATTGTAAAAGAG GTGTCATATGGATCTCCTGCTGAGAAACTTGGAATACTGGTCGGTGACGTCATTAATTGTTTCAATGGAGAACGCATCTCTACAACAGTCGAG TATTGCTGCTGTTGTCAGTTGGAGAATATGTTGCTAAGCAAATGCGAGGATGAAAATAATAGCCTTAATTCTGAAGTCAATGTCAAA CTTGATGTGTTTCACATACGCAAGTCTCGCTGGAGTGACAGAACATTAACTGTAAAAGTGTCTGATGATGGTGAAGTTGTTGCAACAGGAG TTACTTATCCTTTCGGAGAAGGGACACCATGA
- the LOC125525829 gene encoding uncharacterized protein LOC125525829 isoform X2, with protein MPEAATQEGEASGSGSTRALRRSLRFTAAARATATTWSMALVRAQQSPGSQSPQEPSVRSNTRKRKKGPAANQKSKKRKRTGEEEEEEEEEEEEEEEEVSSAHSSPIREPHIPDEMYRLDDLDTSKVIQKALGDHLEKIARHMGLPTLNVHMCRASMCVLDDPNLVPDRESARKTVLNAAHSVLGLSSSIGGKPLARCCGFWVDWDEKTKIGIALTTSSLICTKSASMDSWLGQEEYDTHAEVLVHMQGGVTEKATLQYHQKHYDLAFFSVRMDRPVHILSFNDGVKHSDQVFELGRDEESFLRISHGVVKILNPNLLERYHYMHVHSADPLPDYGIGGPLIDFGGKIVGMVNGNTSGSFIPSSILVKCLHLWRKFGRIPRPQLGMKFWSIKFVDIALAENILCKCNIDDGLIVKEVSYGSPAEKLGILVGDVINCFNGERISTTVELENMLLSKCEDENNSLNSEVNVKLDVFHIRKSRWSDRTLTVKVSDDGEVVATGVTYPFGEGTP; from the exons ATGCCGGAAGCCGCCACTCAAGAGGGAGAGGCGTCGGGGTCCGGATCAACCCGCGCGCTCCGCCGCAGCCTGAGGTTCACCGCTGCAGCAAGGGCCACGGCGACGACCTGGTCGATGGCCCTGGTGCGTGCGCAGCAGTCCCCGGGGTCCCAATCCCCACAGGAACCATCCGTGCGTTCCAATACAAGGAAGAGAAAGAAGGGGCCGGCTGCCAACCAGAAATCGAAGAAACGGAAGAGGAccggggaggaggaggaggaggaggaggaggaggaggaggaggaggaggaggaggtctcATCTGCACACAGCTCTCCAATTCGCGAGCCACATATACCGGATGAGATGTATCGACTTGATGATCTGGATACGTCCAAAGTCATTCAGAAGGCACTAGGAGATCATTTGGAGAAAATAG CTCGCCATATGGGATTGCCTACTCTGAATGTGCACATGTGCAGAGCTTCCATGTGCGTTCTTGATGACCCAAATCTGGTTCCTGATCGCGAATCTGCAAGAAAAACGGTGCTTAATGCTGCTCACTCTGTTCTAGGGCTCTCGTCCTCTATTG GTGGTAAGCCACTAGCACGATGCTGTGGTTTCTGGGTTGATTGGGACGAGAAGACCAAAATTGGCATTGCTTTGACAACTTCAAGTCTCATTTGTACTAAGTCTGCATCTATGGACAGTTGGTTAGGGCAAGAAGAGTATGATACTCATGCGGAG GTTCTTGTTCACATGCAGGGTGGCGTCACTGAAAAGGCCACCCTGCAGTACCATCAGAAGCACTATGATTTGGCCTTCTTCAGTGTTAGAATGGATCGGCCCGTTCATATACTTTCTTTCAATGATGGTGTGAAGCATTCTGACCAAGTTTTTGAGCTTGGAAGAGATGAAGAGTCGTTTCTAAGGATAAGCCATGGTGTGGTGAAAATCTTGAATCCAAACCTGCTTGAACGGTATCACTATATGCATGTTCACAGTGCAGATCCACTCCCCGAT TATGGCATAGGAGGGCCACTCATTGACTTTGGTGGAAAAATCGTGGGAATGGTCAATGGCAATACAAGCGGGTCTTTTATACCGTCTTCCATTTTAGTCAAGTGCTTGCATTTGTGGAGAAAATTTGG GCGCATCCCTCGGCCCCAGCTTGGTATGAAGTTTTGGTCAATCAAGTTTGTAGACATTGCTCTTGCTGAGAATATATTGTGCAAGTGTAATATTGATGATGGCCTTATTGTAAAAGAG GTGTCATATGGATCTCCTGCTGAGAAACTTGGAATACTGGTCGGTGACGTCATTAATTGTTTCAATGGAGAACGCATCTCTACAACAGTCGAG TTGGAGAATATGTTGCTAAGCAAATGCGAGGATGAAAATAATAGCCTTAATTCTGAAGTCAATGTCAAA CTTGATGTGTTTCACATACGCAAGTCTCGCTGGAGTGACAGAACATTAACTGTAAAAGTGTCTGATGATGGTGAAGTTGTTGCAACAGGAG TTACTTATCCTTTCGGAGAAGGGACACCATGA